A genomic stretch from Oryzias latipes chromosome 24, ASM223467v1 includes:
- the unc93a gene encoding protein unc-93 homolog A, producing MISRNFKNILVVSIGFLSLFTAYGGLQSLQSSLNAEEGMGVASLSVIYASIIISSMFLPPIMIKNLGCKWTIVVGMACYVSYSFGNLYPGWYTLIPTSVILGLGGSPLWSAKCTYLTISGNIQAAREGKKGSDVINHYFGIFFFIFQSSAVWGNLMSSLIFGQDTAIADIPEEVLASCGAADCGLNISVNSTATRPAQRLVWTLVGCYIGVGVLAMIIIAVFLDNIDQEQTSQFRENREPFCHTFLATFRLLKDWRLLTLIPLTMYSGFEQSFLSGEYTKNYVTCALGIHFVGFVMMCFGASNSLFSFLFGRISRYTGRAPLFLLAALANFSCIIALLFWRPHPDQLPVFFVFPALWGMADAIWQTQTNSLYGVLFPREKEAAFANYRMWESLGFVIAFAYSTFLCLEYKLYILLAVLVLTVITYPVVEYYEHKNPTEPVEEGAYESHKGGLEENSDRIIAQTRI from the exons ATGATCAGCCGGAACTTCAAGAACATCCTGGTGGTCTCCATCGGGTTCCTGTCGCTCTTCACGGCGTATGGGGGTCTGCAGAGCTTGCAG agcagcctgaATGCAGAGGAGGGGATGGGGGTGGCGTCGCTGAGCGTCATCTACGCCTCCATCATCATCTCCTCCATGTTCCTGCCCCCCATCATGATCAAGAACCTGGGCTGCAAGTGGACCATCGTGGTCGGCATGGCCTGCTACGTGTCCTACTCCTTTGGGAACCTCTACCCTGGATG GTACACCCTCATCCCCACCTCGGTGATCCTGGGTCTGGGCGGCTCCCCTCTGTGGTCGGCCAAATGCACCTACCTGACCATCTCTGGAAACATCCAGGCGGCCAGGGAGGGGAAGAAGGGCTCTGACGTCATCAACCATTACTTCGGgatcttcttcttcatcttccaGTCGTCCGCCGTGTGGGGGAACCTCATGTCGTCCCTCATCTTCGGACAGGACACGGCCATCG CTGACATCCCAGAAGAGGTGCTGGCGTCCTGCGGAGCGGCGGACTGCGGCCTCAACATCTCGGTGAACAGCACCGCCACCAGGCCGGCTCAGAGGCTGGTGTGGACGCTGGTCGGGTGCTACATCG GCGTGGGGGTGCTGGCCATGATCATCATCGCCGTCTTCCTGGACAACATCGACCAGGAGCAGACCAGCCAGTTCCGGGAGAACCGGGAGCCGTTCTGCCACACGTTCCTGGCCACGTTCCGGCTGCTGAAGGACTGGCGGCTGCTGACGCTCATCCCGCTGACCATGTACAGCGGCTTCGAGCAGAGCTTCCTGTCTGGGGAGTACACCAAG AACTACGTGACCTGCGCTCTGGGAATCCACTTTGTGGGCTTCGTGATGATGTGCTTCGGCGCCTCCAACTCGCTGTTCTCCTTCCTGTTCGGGAGGATTTCTCGGTACACCGGCAGAGCGCCGCTCTTCCTTCTGG CGGCCTTGGCGAACTTCTCCTGCATCATCGCTCTGCTGTTCTGGAGGCCCCACCCGGACCAGCTGCCGGTCTTCTTCGTGTTTCCCGCCCTGTGGGGGATGGCGGACGCCATCTGGCAAACCCAGACCAACT CTCTGTACGGCGTCCTCTTCCCCAGGGAGAAGGAGGCGGCCTTCGCCAACTACCGCATGTGGGAGTCGCTGGGCTTTGTCATCGCCTTCGCCTACAGCACCTTCCTGTGCCTGGAGTACAAGCTCTACATCCTGCTggcggttctggttctgaccgTCATCACCTACCCGGTGGTCGAATACTACGAGCACAAGAACCCCACGGAGCCCGTGGAGGAGGGGGCCTACGAGAGCCACAAAGGGGGCCTGGAGGAGAACTCCGACAGGATCATCGCTCAGACCAGGATCTAG